Part of the Tolypothrix sp. PCC 7910 genome, TAGCAAACATACCCGCTGCGAGTTCAGTTCCAGCTAAATACTTTAGCCTGTCGCTGGTGCGATAGGGTGGATAAAATTGAGCGTGTAAATGTGCTTCTGGATGGGCTTTGCCATCAGTGGGCGCTTGGAACCAAGCCATGAGGTAAGGAAATGGACGATTCCACAAACCATCATATTTGAGAGTGACGGTTTTTAATGCCCTAGCCAGTCCCTGACGTTGCTTTGCACTCAAATCATAAAAGGTGGGTACTGGTTGTTTGGGTGCAAGCCAAACTTCGTAGGGGTAACGCGCACATACAGGGACAAACGCGATCGCTTCTTCATCTTGATAAATAATGCGCTGGTTGTCGGCCATCTCTTTTTCAATTAAATCCGCTAGTAAACCCCGTTGATGTTCTTGATAAAATTGCCGCTGCATCTCCAACATTCTCGCTGGAACTGGCGGGACAAAAGGATAGGCATAAATTTGCCCGTGGGGATGGTGTAAAGTTACCCCTACTTCTACACCTTTATTTTCAAAGGGTAGCACGTACTGAATTTGTGGATTTGCGCCGATTTCGTGAGTGCGATCGCCCCAAACTTGCAACAGCAACTCTAGATGCGACAATTCCAAAGCACTGAGGGAAGTATTGGGATTTTGCGTAAAAACCACTACCTCACACGCCCCATTCGCAGGTAAGGTTTCCACAATGCTAGCTGGGGGATTATTTGCTGTCACTGCCATTGAGGGAAAGCGGTTATCGAACACAGCAATGTCATATTTCCCTTGGGGTAGTTCTGTGGGAAACTCCCGATTGCTGGTGGGTGCGAGGGGGTTATATTCTGGGGGCGGCATAAAAGTCCGCCCTTGACGGTGACTAGCGTAAGCTACCCATTCTCCCCGCAAGGGGTGCCAGCGTAGGTGGGGATTTGCTTGCACTGGCTCATTACTGGGACTAGTAGCTGTAATATCTTGAGAAATCGGATATCTACTATATAAAGTCAGTTGACGACCATCTGGCTTTAACAACTTGTGGGAGTACATAATCCTCCAGAAAGGGTAGCAGCGCGTATCGTCTCCAGTGGAATCTTCGGTGTGCGATCGGCATACAACAACCCGTTAGCTTCTTGGAAGGTATCGGTTAATTGTGTATAGCAGAAACCGCTGAACATATCGATGTTATTCACACTTTCCAGCAAAGCAGTGTATTTAATTTCTAATTCCGAGATATTCCAGCAGCGCTCGTATCCCCAGGCTTTGTTAGCATCAGGCTGATCTTCTGGCGCATAGGCAATTCCGCCAAACTCGGTTAGCATGACTGGCTGTCCTTGGTGGGGATAATTGTCCAGCGTGAGAATACGTCCGCCGGGACGCTGACGATTGAATACATCTGATAACTTTACTTCTGGGCCATAACGGTTAGCCAAATGCTGGGGATTGGTATCGTAGTCGTGGATGGCGAGAATGTCAGTATCTGTACTTTCCCAACCATCATTACCAATCACCGGGCGAGTCGGATCGAGAGTCTTGGTTAAGTGATACATGGCCAAAACATAGTTCCGGTGAGCCTGTGTCTCAACCAGATTTGGCACCCCCCAAGACTCATTAAATGGTACCCAAGCAACAATACAGGGGTGATTGGCATCCCGCTTGATGACTTCCATCCACTCATGGGTCATGCGTGCCACTGCTTTGGGAGAGAAGCGATAAGCGCTAGGCATCTCCTCCCATACTAACAACCCCAATACATCTGCCCAATATAAAAAGCGGGGGTCTTCAATTTTTTGGTGCTTGCGGACTCCATTGAAACCCATTGCTTTTGCGAGTTCTACATCTCGCCGCAACGCTAAATCATCGGGCGCAGTCATCAAGCTTTCAGTCCAGTAGCCTTGGTCAAGAACCAAACGCAAATAGTAGGGACGACCGTTAAGCATAAAGCGATCGCGCTGGATGCTCACAGTCCGCATTGCTGTGTAAGATATTACTTTATCTACTAATTGCCCGTTATCCCATAACTCAATCTCAGCATTGATGAGCGTGGGTTTTTCTGGACTCCACAACAATTCATTACGGTAATCATCAATACCAGGGTCAGAAAGAGAAATCCGCCGATTCACCTCGCCATTAAATACTTCATAAGTATCATTAGCCAGCACGCGATCGCCCACAGTTAACTTCATCTTCATTTGAATACCTGAAGCTGGCGCATTACCTGCAAGGGCAGCATAACAACCAATTTCCCAGCGTTCAAAGTCGGGAGTCCAACGGATATGATCTATATAAGTCACCCCGACACGTTCTATCCACACTGTCTGCCAAATTCCACTGGTACGTGGATACCAAATACTGTGGGGTTCTAGCTGCCAATCTTGCTTACCACGGGGCTTGGCCAGGTCTTGCGGATCGTCCTGCGCCCAAACAGTCACCTTGGTTGTACCGCTATTATTTAAGGCAGAAGTAATATCCATTGTGAAATTGGTGTGTCCGCCTTCATGCTCACCAATATATTGATCGTTCACCCAAACACGAGCCAGATAATCTACAGCCCCAAAGTGTAACAATAACCTACCGTCACCTGGGGGAGTGGCAAATTCTTTTTCATACCAACAATTGGGATGAAATCCCGTGTCAGCAATACCACTTTTGATAGATTCGGGAGCATAAGGTACTTGGATATCATGTGTCCAATGGCTCAGCTCACTAGGGCGAGTGCATTTGCCTTGGTCATCAAAGGCGAACTTCCAGACACCGTTGAGACTTTGCCAAGGCGATCGCGTAGAATCTTTGCCAGAAATTCGTCGCAATTGTGGACGTGGGTAAGCCGTATCAATTAACTCTAAAGTTGTTTTTTTATCGGCATGAGATTTTAAATCCACCAAGTTATTAGCCAACTCCAACAAATTAGTTTCCATATATTCCTAAATTCGCTATAGAAATTTATTTTGAAAAACTTGTCTCTTGTTGAATATTCCAAGAGTCAAAACTGTATAAATACCTAACATTTTGCGCTAACTATCAACCAAGCTCTACATTTGTAGGAGATTTCTAAATGTAGAGCTTGGTTATTAGCAAATAGCTAATTGACCCCTATATTGCTTAGGGGCATTCAGTTTATTACTACCTTCTGACTCGTGACATTATGGCACAATTGAGACAAAACTTTAAAATAAATTTTTACAGCCAACTCGTAAAAAAATCACCCTATATCAATTATTTTAATAGTTAATTTATAGAGCTAATCCAACTTAAATTCTGGCTAATATTAGCTGCCCCGGATTTTAAAGCAGTAATAAACAATAAAATACCTGGACAGAGTTTTTTAATGCTCAAAATGCTAGAAAATGCTAAATATTCAAGATTTAATTAAATTTCTATCTGCAAACCTATAGCGTCGCTGATAAATTAATTAAATGATTGATGAGATATCATTGATAAAGCCAAAAATCTAATCTGATGAAAGCGCCAGCAAACTAACGCATAAATGCATAAGCTTGGGAAAAGATTATAAATTTACCTAATTCAGCAAAATTCTATCTTTATACAGCTTTTTATGTAGATTAGGTACAACAACTAATCATCTAACTCTTATGATGCAGGTATTTTGCCGGGTACAAATAAAATCCCTCATCTATGGCTTGAGCGAGAATTAGAGCCCCGACTTTTTTAAAAAATCGGGGGGCTGGGCAGCAACTTTGCTTAAGTAAGTGCCATTCCACCCTATAAATACTGGAATTTTTTTATAAATTACATCGAACTCAAGCACTAAGGTAGCTTACGCGCCAGTTGGCTGCTCGTTCAGCAATTCTGCTCCTACTTCGTCCACTGTTTTTTTGAGGTAAACAGCGCGTTCATCTATTGCTCTCACCCAATCAACGGGGAACCAGTGATGTTGCCCATCGGGAGCATTATTCTTTGTCAGCTTGACATATTTATTTCCTTCCACAGAATCAATATTGCCAATATGCGTGTCAGATGCTCCTGATAAACCGCCTGGGCCTTCTGCATAGACGGGTAAATGTTCTTTAAGCTGTGATACGTCCATTTTGTACCTCGTAATTAAGTTTGTAAAAAATCTGACCACGCTCCTGCTGATTCGTTTTATCTATGAGCAGGTAGGGTTTTAGACAACTTCACTAACTACGATAGTTACATTCATAAAGACGTGCTTCGTTCTCCAGACAGATGGTATTGTACTGGTATCAGTACTTCAAATGGTATACAGATGAGCTTTGTTCGTAGGGAAAATTATTCTCTACGGATGTACTTTGTTTACCTAAAAATGCTTTATTTCTAAAATTCAAGATAATTAAGTTCAATCAAAAATTAGAAACAATACCCTGTACAATTCTTAGTTAGATTTAATAAATCGATGCGACATAAAAGACAACCAGTTTAACTTTACTGCTGAGATGCTTCATAGGTATCAGGGTATGATTTCTCTAGATTATGATTCCATTCATCATGTAGATGAATTGCTGAGACAAATCAGGATTAAAGAAAGTCAATTAAAAATCGCACAAGAATCTAATATGGTCTACACAGCTCAAGCATTAGAAAAGCAAATATTAAAATTACAACAAAATTTATCAGAATCGCGAGACCCTGAAATTCATGCGTTGATGAGTTTGTTAGATGATTAAAAATTCTGGTTGAGCAAATTGAACCAAATCAAAACTCATCCCAAAAATTACGCTGACTTCAGAAGTTCGTAAGTACCGCCACGTTCGAGGGCGCGCTGATAAGCTGGGCGTGCGTGAATCCGATCTAGAAATCCCATAAGATTGGGGCGGCTGGCATTTAGCCGTCCTAGCGCATTAGCCGCCTCTAGAGGAAAGCTCACTTGGATATCTGCGGCAGTGAATTCATCCCCAGCAAACCACGTGCTTTTTTGCAGTTCCTCTTCTAGATAATCTAGGTGCTGCGTGATCTGCGGCCCCAAAAACGAACTCTTAACGTTTTTTGCGATCGCTCTGGCTATGGGGCGCGCAAAAAAGGGCATTGGCTCATGCTCGATGCGATCGAAAAT contains:
- the galT gene encoding galactose-1-phosphate uridylyltransferase, which produces MYSHKLLKPDGRQLTLYSRYPISQDITATSPSNEPVQANPHLRWHPLRGEWVAYASHRQGRTFMPPPEYNPLAPTSNREFPTELPQGKYDIAVFDNRFPSMAVTANNPPASIVETLPANGACEVVVFTQNPNTSLSALELSHLELLLQVWGDRTHEIGANPQIQYVLPFENKGVEVGVTLHHPHGQIYAYPFVPPVPARMLEMQRQFYQEHQRGLLADLIEKEMADNQRIIYQDEEAIAFVPVCARYPYEVWLAPKQPVPTFYDLSAKQRQGLARALKTVTLKYDGLWNRPFPYLMAWFQAPTDGKAHPEAHLHAQFYPPYRTSDRLKYLAGTELAAGMFANDALPEDKAKDLQAVAVNIEMPISA
- a CDS encoding glycoside hydrolase family 2 protein, coding for METNLLELANNLVDLKSHADKKTTLELIDTAYPRPQLRRISGKDSTRSPWQSLNGVWKFAFDDQGKCTRPSELSHWTHDIQVPYAPESIKSGIADTGFHPNCWYEKEFATPPGDGRLLLHFGAVDYLARVWVNDQYIGEHEGGHTNFTMDITSALNNSGTTKVTVWAQDDPQDLAKPRGKQDWQLEPHSIWYPRTSGIWQTVWIERVGVTYIDHIRWTPDFERWEIGCYAALAGNAPASGIQMKMKLTVGDRVLANDTYEVFNGEVNRRISLSDPGIDDYRNELLWSPEKPTLINAEIELWDNGQLVDKVISYTAMRTVSIQRDRFMLNGRPYYLRLVLDQGYWTESLMTAPDDLALRRDVELAKAMGFNGVRKHQKIEDPRFLYWADVLGLLVWEEMPSAYRFSPKAVARMTHEWMEVIKRDANHPCIVAWVPFNESWGVPNLVETQAHRNYVLAMYHLTKTLDPTRPVIGNDGWESTDTDILAIHDYDTNPQHLANRYGPEVKLSDVFNRQRPGGRILTLDNYPHQGQPVMLTEFGGIAYAPEDQPDANKAWGYERCWNISELEIKYTALLESVNNIDMFSGFCYTQLTDTFQEANGLLYADRTPKIPLETIRAATLSGGLCTPTSC
- a CDS encoding DUF2171 domain-containing protein, with translation MDVSQLKEHLPVYAEGPGGLSGASDTHIGNIDSVEGNKYVKLTKNNAPDGQHHWFPVDWVRAIDERAVYLKKTVDEVGAELLNEQPTGA
- a CDS encoding glutathione S-transferase codes for the protein MLTVHHLNNSRSQRILWLLEELAIEYEIKRYERDPKTMLAPASLRQVHPLGKSPVITDGALTLAESGAIIEYLVGHYGNGRLIPPSDTPERVRYTYWLHYAEGSAMPLLVFQLIFDRIEHEPMPFFARPIARAIAKNVKSSFLGPQITQHLDYLEEELQKSTWFAGDEFTAADIQVSFPLEAANALGRLNASRPNLMGFLDRIHARPAYQRALERGGTYELLKSA